The Gemmatimonadales bacterium genomic sequence CGATTAGGAGCGGGCTCTTCCCCGCCCCTTCGGGATCCACCAGCCGCGCGACCGACACGTAGAACGCGTCGGCGTCGGCGAGGAGGATACGCCTCACACGTCGCAGAGCTGGACGGCTTCGCGGAGCGACGTGAGCGGGTCGCGCACCGGGATGAACTCGTGCGCGACGTAGCCCGTGAACCCGGTGTCCGCGATCGCCTGGGCGATGGCGCGGTAGTTCAGCTCCTGGGTGGCGTCCAGCTCGTGACGGCCCGGAACGCCGCCGGTGTGGTAGTGCGCGATGAAGGCCGCGTTGTCGCGGATGGTCCGGATCACGTCGCCTTCCATGATCTGCATGTGGTAGATGTCGTAGAGCAGCTTCACCCGCGAAGAATTAACCGCGCGCACCACCGCCACGCCGAACGCGGTGCGATCGCCCATGTAGTCGCGGTGGTCCATCCGGCTGTTGAGCAGCTCGAGGCAGATGGTGACGCCGCGCTCCTCGGCGAGGGCTTTGATCCGGTTCAATCCCGCGACGCAGTTGTCGATGCCCTCGGCGTCGGTCCTCCCCTGCCGGTTCCCGAACATGGCGATGACGTTAGGCACGCCGGCCCTCGCCGCCGCAGGGATGGTCTGTTCCAGCTCGCGCAGGAGCATCGGGTGGTTGGCCGAGTCGTTGAAGCCGGTGCGAATGAAATCGCGCCGCGCCGTCGGGTAGCCCATCGAGCAGACCAGGCCGTTGTCCGCCGCCACCGGCCACTCCTCGGGCTGGAGCAGGTCGATGGCGACCAGGCCCATCCCGCGCGCGGCGCGGCAGAAGTCGGCCAGCGGGATGCGCTCGTATATCCAGCGGCATACCGACTGCTTCAGGCGGCCGGTGCGAGGCACCGCTTCCGCGCGGACGCCGCGCTGGAAGGTCAGCGCGCCGGCTGCGCCAGCCGTGAGTCTCAGGAATCCGCGTCGGTGCAAGGAAAGTTCCTCGGCTTTCGGCTATCCAGGCTACACCCGCAGGCCGCTGAGATACCCGTAGCTGGCGCGGATCGACGCCCAGGGGTCCGCCGGCTCGTCGTGCTCCACGAAGAAGTGTCGGATCCCCGCCTGCCGCCGCCGCGCGAAGATTCCCCGCCAGTCGATGACGCCCGCGCCCACATCCATCATCCGCCCATCCGCCGTCCGGTCCTTCACGTGCACCAACGGCACCCGGCCCGGCCACCTTCGCAAGAACGCCAGCGGGTCGCCGCCGCCGTGCACGATCCAGAACAGGTCCAGCTCGATCCGGACCAATCGCGGGTCGGTGGCTTCGCACAGGACGTCGAACGGCACGCGCCCCTCGAGCTCCCGGAACTCGAAATCGTGGTTGTGATAGGCGAACTGGATGCCCGCGGCGCGCGTCCGCTCGCCGGCGCGGTTGAAGCGCTCGGCCACGCGCCGCCAGTCGTCGAGGGACCGCCGCCATGCGGCGGGCGTCCAGGCCACGATGAGGTAGTCGTGCCCGATCACCCGAGCGGCTTCGATGGTCCTTTCCGCCGCGTCGCCTTCCAGCGTGTCCAGACCGACGTGCGCCCCGGGCGCGACCAGATGATTGGCGTCCAGCATCGCCCGGACCTGCCGCGGCGTGCGGCCGAAATAGCCGGCGAACTCGACCTCACGGTAGCCGATCTCCGCCACGCGCGCGAGCGTACGCTCGATGTCCCGACGCATCTCCTCGCGCACGGTGTAGAGCTGGACGCCGAGCGGGCCGAGGCGACCGGGAGAACGGGGTGTGGGGAGTAGGGAGTGGTACCATGAGGTGCCCACACCGATCGTCGCGGCGCCGAAGGAAGTGACGAATTCCCGCCGCGTCGGCATCACAGCTCCCGCCGCCGCATCAGCTCCACCGCGTGCGCCGCGGCACGGGCCGTGAGCGCCATGTAGGTGATGGACGGGTTCTGGTTGGCGGTGGACGCCATGCAGGCACCGTCGGTGCAGAACAGGTTGGGGACGTCCCACGACTGGTTCCAGCCGTTCAGGACCGACGTCGCGCGGTCGCGCCCCATCCGCGCGGTCCCCATCTCGTGGATGGTGAGGCCCGGCGCATTGTCCTCGAGATACGAGTGGACGTCGCGAACGCCGGCCGCCTCCAGCATCTCGGCGGCCTGGGTCTGGGCATCGCGCATCGCGGCGCGCTCGTTGTCGCTCCAACTGCAATGGATCCGGAGGGCCGGGACATCCCACTTGTCCCGCACCACCGGGTCGAGCTCGATGAAGTTCGTCTCCCGCGGAAGGCACTCGCCGAACCCGTAGATCGACATGCTCCACGGACCCGGCGTGCGGAGCGCCTCCTTGAGGGCGCGACCGAAGCCCGGGATCGAGGTCCCGCGGCCCCAGCCGCCGCGACTCGCGCCGCCCTGGTACGCATAGCCGCGCAGGAACCCCGGCTCCGGGCTGCCGACGTTGCGGAAACGCGGCAGGTACACTCCGTTAGGC encodes the following:
- a CDS encoding TIM barrel protein, producing MHRRGFLRLTAGAAGALTFQRGVRAEAVPRTGRLKQSVCRWIYERIPLADFCRAARGMGLVAIDLLQPEEWPVAADNGLVCSMGYPTARRDFIRTGFNDSANHPMLLRELEQTIPAAARAGVPNVIAMFGNRQGRTDAEGIDNCVAGLNRIKALAEERGVTICLELLNSRMDHRDYMGDRTAFGVAVVRAVNSSRVKLLYDIYHMQIMEGDVIRTIRDNAAFIAHYHTGGVPGRHELDATQELNYRAIAQAIADTGFTGYVAHEFIPVRDPLTSLREAVQLCDV
- a CDS encoding sugar phosphate isomerase/epimerase, which translates into the protein MPTRREFVTSFGAATIGVGTSWYHSLLPTPRSPGRLGPLGVQLYTVREEMRRDIERTLARVAEIGYREVEFAGYFGRTPRQVRAMLDANHLVAPGAHVGLDTLEGDAAERTIEAARVIGHDYLIVAWTPAAWRRSLDDWRRVAERFNRAGERTRAAGIQFAYHNHDFEFRELEGRVPFDVLCEATDPRLVRIELDLFWIVHGGGDPLAFLRRWPGRVPLVHVKDRTADGRMMDVGAGVIDWRGIFARRRQAGIRHFFVEHDEPADPWASIRASYGYLSGLRV